The window AATTCACCAATTCCTTCGCATCTATCCAAAACCCAGCTCGAAGCTATCAAAATAAGAAGACCCAGATACATAATTCTACAGCTTGAGTACCAAACCGAGATCTCGGAaacttccttaaaaaaaaaacgaaatttccGAGTAATACTGAAAACCCAGTCTAGCTAAAGAGcgaatttttgtaaaatagaaaCCGAGAAAATTAGGGAAGAAGAATCGTGTGAAGTAGGAGAAGCTTCAAAGGTTTCTCCTTCgtatgagatgatgatgatcaactTTGAAGTCAATTTATTTTTCCtgaaaaaagtaattaaataataaaacttattcttattattattttgtttaattatagtaagaaataaaaaaaggtggCAGGTAATTTTCATTATCAAAAGACTCTCTCAAATTAAAGCAAAAGTCAAAGTAGAAGTCATCACTACTGTAGAATTTTCAACGTCATTGTGTAAATTTGTAAACCACAATCAAAttaatgtttattattattggttacgCAATTGAATTGATTTTATCAACACGTCATTTAATTATGTAAAGATTGGTATTATTAGTTATATGTAGTTGGACCGACTTTtcctaaatgttttttttttgtaaggtttagttatataatttgttgttattttataGGTAGTAATTGTTAGATCTAACTAAAACTGGTGAATTAGTTTAGTTGGTTTAAATGGTTTGCCTATACATTTCGATcgtaaacaaataattaatcgcgttacaaaataatagataGCGAACCTCATTAGCACCACAACTTCTTTCTGCTCTTCGGTATGTCCTGCAAACCGCGCAGTAGACAAGCATATGGAAAGAAAGGAATTCAAGGAGACATTATTGATACATTCCTCTCTCCCTCCATCACCTAATCAAAACACATAGATAGAATACGTTCGAAACTGGCTATCATTTATACGAGCTGACAAGTTAGACAAATGCTTTTTGAAGTGTGGTGATCTCTACAAGAATTAAGCTAAATACTCTCCTCTACTCTTCAATCTTAATATGTACTTGATGTAAGAACTGTTGTTTTTTGGATTGAATAAATTTNGGAAATGCTCGAGCTTTGACAGCAAATGTGATGATAACATATGTAAACTACTCATAGACTATCTATCACATtgaccagaaagaaaaaaaaaaaaaaaaaaaaaaaaaaaagtgcctAACTCTGACCAGGCAAGTTATTTTTAGGTATCACtattggtcttgctttcctcaacgGATCAACCTCTATAGCTTGTGATTCCTACTGTTAGCTATGTGCGTGTCATTGTGTGTTAAGCAGGCTAGGGGTTTGGATTTTTACCCCTTTTCCGTCTATTTCAACAACTGTTAAATCGTTTAGTTGAATGAGGTTCGTCTTTTTTACATGTGTAACCTATGTTGCAACCATCCTTTGTAATAGAGAGAACTATAACTAGGCTTCCGACCTTCTTGCGAAACCGTATGTGTATCCTAACAGGTAAAGAACCATTTTCAACCATCCTTTGTATTAGAGAGAACTAACTATTAATGTATCTTCtctaataaatagaaaatactccctctgtccaATTCATAAGATTTTCTACCTACAAGTACAAAGTTTAATTAAGAAgcataaatgttttttttctttttgtataaacatattatttaacatttatttttaaaaagttaaccAATAGAAAAGAAACTGCAGAATACAAATAgacataacataattttttttgggaaggAAGGGGAGACTAAGTCCCCTTTAACTATTCAAACTCAAAAATTAAGGATAAACCTGACGAGGAGCCGCAACCCCTCCGAACATTATCCGAAAGAACAGACTCAACACCACTTGGAACAGTATCAAATGAATGAAAACCtaactgcaaaagaaaaaacatagttTGCTAATTTTTGTCAGCAAGACGATTAGCTTCCATATACACTTGAGTAATTCAGATATTCTAGTTCCAGAAAATGAAATCATGACACAAACGTACCAAAAACGACAATGATGAGCCTCGCTAATCTTTGTCACAAGAAAATCAACCAACACTTTAGAATCCACTTCCAACTCCAACTTTCTGACCCGTCTCTCCCATGCGATCCATAAACTATAATACACTCTCCCATGCAAGCCATAAACCATAAACGTTTTTCTAGATCATAACATATTAAATGAACataaataatgtataatttttgtgaaaagctaataatatgaaataatcaataaaaaaaacaagaacatccATTATAACAAATTGAGTAACAAAGTATAGAAAGTTTACTTCATATAtttgttaacttttattttGCATATCTATTCTTCATGATCATGTGTGTATATAAAGcatttcaccttttttttgtcATACATGAAGCGTTTAACTTAATCATCTATTTacccaaagaaaacaaagcacttcacaaatatcaaaataaattttgtggATACTATTAACCATAATCAGTCATGATGATAGCATTTTTCGTGCTCCATATTCTAACCCAAActaacatataatttcattctaattgtaaaatttaaattctaaccatctcatttgtaaacccaaatcggcatataattttattataattgtaaaatctaaatcctaaccatctcatttgtaaatccaaactgacatataatttcattttaattgtaaaatctaaaccctaaccacttcatttgtaaacccaaaccgacatataatttcgttttaattgtaaaatctaaattctaaccacttcatttgtaaaaccaaaccgacatataattttgtttgaattgtaaaatctaaagcctaatcaccttatttgtaaacccaaaccgatacattatttcattctaattgcaaaatctaaaccaatccaatatttaaccttccttaaaaaatatatacataatttgtttccttaatttgttttgctttttaatttaattttgattaatttttttaaataagataatgtatagaagatttCGATggattgaaaaagaagaagtgaataAAAAGGTTCAtcctaggagtgaacctaagtattttactatatatattgttgtcgTAATTGGTTaacaatgtttattttttcaaatcttCTGAATTCACTAGATTATGTAGTATCGAACTTGTTTGGACAGAAAAATAATGTAGtatcaaacatgttttctttatatttctaataaatccaaaaaaaaaaatttgacataaaAGACGATTTGGTCTCTCGATGTTATCCTTGAATGTACAAGACGACTCGCAGACGATATGCATTAGAGTCCCAGCTTGATTATATTGACTTTCACATATTCACTATGTCAACGTTATTGAACTTTTAGCCCAACACGATAAATGATaatttgatacttttttttgtgcatGAAGATAATTTGATACATTGAATCGTTATTTTGCAATATATCCACCTTCTTTAGTTTGAATCCCAATGTGAACCTTGTCCATATATTTATAGAGAGACATTATTGTTCCAATATAGTTAAAGACAAACTACAACTTGGTTAGTCAAATCTTAAacattataaaccaaaaaaaaaaaagtaaactctttatcattttattttgtgaatgaTTACCAAaagtcttcttttattttcactATAAATAGTTTGAAACCCTTTTGCTCATACGCAAATCAAGAATATTATTACTTCTAATGGCTTCAGGGAAACCAGCTACCCGCCCTTCAGTGAGACACCCGAGCCACAACCATCCATTGCGCGGTCACAAAGCCCAAGTTGAAGATGAGATCATTTGCTCTGGTTGCGACCTAGACCTGATCGGTGCATCTTTCAAGTGCACAAAGTCAGAGTGTGATTACTTCTTGCACAAGACATGTTTCGAGCTTCCACGAGAGATTCGTCACAAGTCTCACGCTGATCACCCTTTGACCCTACTCTATTCCCCACAGAATAATCAATCCACCTACACGTGTGACGCATGCGGTGAGTATGGATCCGGGTTCACGTATAACTGCTCTATATGCCACTACGATGTTCATGTTGGATGTGTATCTATGCCAGAGACCATGAAGCATGACGAGCACGCGCACACGCTCGTTTTGCTCTACAGTACTCCTTGCCCAAAGGGTCATATATTTACGTGTGATGTTTGCCAGGAAACTATGCCGGATAATTTGTGGTTGCACTATTGCCAGAAGTGTGACTACGGTGCTCATTTACATGCATGCGTCgctgaagaagaggaaaagccaaaaaaaggaggaagaggaagaggaggagaaggaggaagtAATGGAAATGGGGTGAACGGAGGAAGGAGCTCGGCCAATTCAGAGCTAGCTGCGATGTTGAAGGCTCAAAGGGAGATGGAGCAGATGCAGATTGCTCTACACTTGGAGATGCAAAGAGCTAAGATTGATAAAAAGTCAAGAAAACATATGCTCAAAATGATCTAAGATATCAACTCGTCTATTGCTCTCGGAATCTTGAAACtctaaaactctaaaactcTTTCACTTTTTGCTtgtctttatattttctttatattttgtattttctccGAGCTTTTATGTAATTTATCTATGAAATAATCTTTTAGTAGTTGAAAATCATCACTATAAAAGacggaaaaaggaaagaaagaataaaGCAGAATTACAAGCCATTAATTAGCATTAGTTAGTTGTATAGCTAAAATCCATAGACATTTACTATATTCAAGTAATTTACGTGGTACAAATAGACTACTACTACAGTCTACATCCATTACACTCATCAAATCAATTGATCAGTAATAAACTATTGAATATAATAACGATAAAGACTCATTTAGAAAAAGGAACGTTacaaaggaaaattaaaaaagggtCAATTTGCTAGATaaccaaaatcataataaaGAATACAGCCAATTAAATCTGGAAACGAAGTGAATAGCCATAGCCCAAGATGAGATGACCAAAAGGGATAGAACTAGAATAAGTGAAGGATACGTCCGCGGCCAGAGagtcaaagaagagagagaatagTGATGATATGGccaaattaatattatcttaaGTGGTTTTAAATGTTGAATTAGTCTCATccaaataattgattttttttgggtcaaacataataatttttttttgtgttcaatatgatttgaatttttaaaatggGATATTATAGTTAATTAGCATATAAGGGTTAGATGGTTGAAGGGATCACTCacttaatttatgtttttttctgttagttttgctaaaatcccaaaaaaaaaaaaaNaaaaaaaaaaaaaaaaaaaaaaaaaaaaaaaaaaaaaaaaaacaagaaatttgtGAAGGTGGATTTTtgtctatcattttttttttcaaaattttgatatgttcTTATTagtttcttcatatatattcgGTTTCAGTATAGCCCCATGGCCCCATCCTTTAActaacaatatacatattagaTGTGATCAAGCTTGCTGTAAAAGATGATACAACTTTCAACATGTAAACAGAGCTTAAAATGCTCAAGTTGATGCTTAGCAAAGAAACTTAGTTGATGCTTAGCAAAGACACTTAGTTGATAGTTAGCAAAGCAACTTAGTTGATAGTTAGCAAAGCAACTTAGTTAATGCTTAGCAAAGAAACTAAGTTGATGGTTAGCAAAGCAACTTAGTTGATGCCTACCAAGGCAACTTAGTTGATGCTTACCAAGGCAACTTTGTTGTTGGTCGTTTACTACTCACACTTGGAAAACTTTGAGATAAATTTGCCATCTTTGTACTTGGTTTTCAGGTAAAATATAAAGGTAAGTAGTCAGCCAgggaaacaaaataaagtatgtCATAAAAATTAAGAGTATTCGGAGTAGTTGTAGTCTCTGAAGGAGGAGAGGTCAGAAATTTATagtaagggggaggtattggtttaggatttagaaagaattttaatgactttatgttcttgctgatttttagaatcatagaaaattgaaagttaaaaatgaaggattctaagagattgtttaggaagttttttaaaatcttgctgatttgttttttctaatcttgtaaaatctttctatttgatgaaagagttttcatgacttttgttatgaaggaaatgatataaaatcctaaaccaataacataaaatttgaattcattaacaatccaagattcttttgttttacttgaataacataaaacttttaatgattttataaaactcttaatccaataacactagatttatcaagattttagataactttttacaaatccacaaccaataacaccaaatttttaaagagttttaaaaagtcttgattgaataacaacatatttacCTAactttttaaagtcattaaaattttttctaaatcctaaaccaatacctccccctaaaaGTCATATTAATTACGATTGATTTTTGCAATTTGGTGCTGGTTTGATTTCAGTTCACATTAAAGAGTGCTTTGAATATGTAAGTACTTGTGCTTTAAATATGTAAACACTC is drawn from Camelina sativa cultivar DH55 chromosome 1, Cs, whole genome shotgun sequence and contains these coding sequences:
- the LOC104790594 gene encoding uncharacterized protein LOC104790594, whose amino-acid sequence is MASGKPATRPSVRHPSHNHPLRGHKAQVEDEIICSGCDLDLIGASFKCTKSECDYFLHKTCFELPREIRHKSHADHPLTLLYSPQNNQSTYTCDACGEYGSGFTYNCSICHYDVHVGCVSMPETMKHDEHAHTLVLLYSTPCPKGHIFTCDVCQETMPDNLWLHYCQKCDYGAHLHACVAEEEEKPKKGGRGRGGEGGSNGNGVNGGRSSANSELAAMLKAQREMEQMQIALHLEMQRAKIDKKSRKHMLKMI